The Planococcus donghaensis genome contains a region encoding:
- a CDS encoding YpmA family protein — translation MESKIEVISTVELTYQTDLYKVVDALNRTLKDRNLMFGLALDKENTEKAIFTIYKT, via the coding sequence ATGGAATCAAAAATCGAAGTCATCTCAACAGTAGAACTTACGTATCAAACAGATTTATACAAAGTGGTAGACGCCTTAAATCGTACGTTGAAAGACAGAAATTTAATGTTCGGACTAGCGCTTGATAAAGAAAACACTGAAAAAGCAATTTTTACAATATATAAAACATAG
- the dinG gene encoding ATP-dependent DNA helicase DinG — MNTQKYVVVDIETTGHSPAKGDRIIQLAMVTIENGDITDTYTEFINPGRTIPMFIQDLTNITDSDVAEAKPFEHYAETIYEKMQNAIFVAHNTNFDLPFLQAELKRSGLPKWQGLTMDTVELVRLMYPTAFSFKLQDITSELGIPLESAHRADDDAMATALLFLRAKEDLASLPYATLAYLHKRSFQLKSDLSRLFFELTQKKRNEQVDDFDRFQGIPLKPRRVFEERLNNQHSYSRDWRDGLEKVFPNFENRPSQYDMMTSIEKALTEKQELVIEASTGMGKTIGYLLPAVNYALDTGKQVLISTYTTHLQDQLVLKEGQMVEKYIGAPVRIALIKGVSHYIDLARFVELLQGDDESYDETFTIMQVLVWLTATETGDLNEINASSGGQFVLDKIRRSHIRKLSRQEKQADFYEFALNQAQHAHVIVTNHAFLLNQHLSKKSILANVDAYIWDEAHQVVQAAVSQHEKTFVYTQWKYIFGQIGSLDEQQLAAALFETAQRTGFSTAPEILKLESLFLKFTSLFDEVSNLIAKEFATKFAASRHKKNSALLSELTLEDSRFTQMLYYLNEWIDLSQLVLQKAERLSEKTIKDQLTIADWRYWTEEMMVKAVEFSEIFVFPLAGEVSWIDGDLRSLPTSLSLYKRPFAVAPLVDKVMASARQDKAIIWLSGTMTVPANERFIVNQIGIPAHVPIMKFEPPKDFYQGAHVYIVEDMPDIQSVSQHEYIESVADAVIQTVLVTEGRCFVLFTSQDMLRKTVDLIQDTGLLDEYMLFAQGVSSGSRMKLLKSFQRFQKSVLFGTNSFWEGVDVPGDALRAVVVVRLPFTSPEEPIFKARSEVIMREGVNPFLQYALPEAVLRLRQGFGRLIRSKNDKGLFIVLDRRIETKSYGQEFISALPKVKVSKVSLEKMVTDIEAWYNKQ, encoded by the coding sequence ATGAATACGCAAAAGTATGTCGTTGTCGATATTGAAACAACGGGCCATTCCCCTGCAAAAGGTGACCGGATTATTCAACTCGCGATGGTAACAATCGAAAACGGTGACATCACCGATACATATACTGAATTTATAAACCCGGGCCGCACGATTCCGATGTTTATACAAGACTTGACGAATATTACAGATTCAGATGTTGCAGAGGCTAAGCCATTTGAGCATTATGCAGAAACAATTTATGAAAAAATGCAAAATGCTATTTTTGTGGCACATAATACTAATTTTGACTTACCTTTTTTGCAGGCAGAGCTAAAACGGAGCGGTTTGCCAAAGTGGCAAGGACTGACGATGGACACAGTCGAACTAGTCAGGTTAATGTATCCTACAGCATTTAGCTTTAAATTACAGGACATTACATCAGAGCTCGGTATTCCTTTAGAAAGTGCGCACCGTGCAGATGATGATGCGATGGCAACCGCCCTTTTGTTTTTACGGGCCAAAGAAGATTTAGCATCATTGCCTTACGCGACATTGGCGTATCTACACAAACGATCGTTTCAGTTGAAATCAGATTTGTCTCGCTTATTTTTTGAGTTGACCCAGAAAAAAAGAAACGAACAAGTTGATGATTTTGATAGGTTTCAAGGAATTCCATTAAAGCCAAGACGGGTATTTGAAGAAAGGCTAAATAACCAGCATTCTTATTCGCGGGATTGGCGAGATGGATTAGAAAAAGTTTTCCCGAATTTCGAGAATAGACCAAGCCAATACGATATGATGACATCGATTGAAAAAGCATTAACAGAAAAACAAGAATTGGTTATCGAAGCATCTACTGGTATGGGGAAAACGATTGGCTATTTGTTGCCGGCAGTAAACTATGCACTTGATACTGGAAAACAAGTATTAATCAGTACTTACACGACGCATTTACAAGACCAACTAGTGTTAAAAGAAGGTCAAATGGTCGAAAAATATATTGGTGCGCCAGTTCGTATTGCATTGATCAAAGGGGTATCCCATTACATCGATTTGGCGAGATTTGTGGAATTGTTGCAAGGCGACGATGAGTCTTATGATGAGACGTTTACGATTATGCAAGTGCTGGTGTGGTTAACAGCTACTGAAACCGGCGATTTAAACGAAATCAATGCTTCAAGTGGTGGTCAATTTGTTCTGGATAAAATTCGTCGTTCTCATATACGAAAACTAAGTAGACAAGAAAAACAAGCAGACTTTTATGAATTTGCACTAAACCAAGCACAACATGCACATGTCATTGTGACGAATCACGCTTTTTTACTCAATCAACATTTAAGTAAAAAGTCAATTTTAGCCAATGTTGATGCTTATATATGGGACGAAGCGCACCAAGTTGTTCAAGCAGCAGTTTCTCAACACGAAAAAACATTCGTTTATACGCAATGGAAATATATTTTTGGTCAAATTGGCAGTTTAGACGAACAGCAATTAGCCGCTGCACTTTTCGAAACAGCGCAACGAACTGGTTTTTCAACCGCTCCCGAAATATTGAAATTAGAATCACTGTTTTTAAAATTCACGTCACTGTTTGATGAAGTCTCAAATTTAATCGCCAAAGAATTTGCAACAAAGTTTGCAGCGAGTCGTCATAAAAAAAATTCGGCGCTCTTGAGTGAACTAACACTTGAAGACAGTCGCTTTACACAAATGCTGTATTATTTAAATGAATGGATTGACTTGTCTCAGCTTGTATTGCAAAAAGCTGAGCGGTTGTCTGAAAAAACCATTAAAGATCAATTGACGATAGCGGATTGGCGTTACTGGACAGAAGAGATGATGGTCAAAGCGGTAGAATTTAGTGAGATATTTGTCTTCCCATTAGCAGGCGAAGTTAGTTGGATCGATGGAGACTTAAGAAGTTTACCAACCAGCCTTTCCTTATACAAACGTCCATTTGCAGTCGCGCCTTTAGTAGACAAAGTAATGGCTTCAGCTCGTCAGGACAAAGCAATTATTTGGTTGTCTGGTACAATGACCGTTCCGGCAAACGAACGATTTATCGTCAATCAAATTGGTATTCCAGCGCATGTACCTATTATGAAATTTGAACCACCAAAAGATTTTTACCAAGGAGCTCATGTGTACATTGTGGAGGACATGCCAGATATTCAAAGTGTTTCTCAACATGAATACATTGAATCAGTAGCAGATGCCGTCATTCAAACCGTTCTTGTGACAGAAGGTCGCTGCTTTGTGTTATTTACGTCACAAGATATGTTGCGAAAAACAGTAGACTTAATCCAGGATACAGGGTTGCTAGATGAATATATGTTGTTTGCACAAGGAGTTTCGTCTGGAAGCCGTATGAAGTTATTGAAATCATTCCAGCGCTTCCAAAAGTCGGTGCTTTTTGGGACGAATAGTTTCTGGGAAGGCGTAGACGTTCCGGGGGATGCGCTTCGCGCAGTAGTTGTGGTACGCTTGCCGTTTACATCTCCAGAAGAACCCATTTTCAAGGCGCGTTCGGAAGTTATTATGCGTGAAGGTGTTAATCCATTTCTTCAATATGCTTTACCAGAAGCGGTTCTGCGACTACGTCAAGGGTTCGGTCGTTTAATCCGTTCGAAAAACGATAAAGGTTTATTTATCGTGTTAGATCGAAGAATCGAGACGAAATCTTATGGTCAAGAATTTATAAGTGCATTGCCTAAAGTGAAAGTATCTAAAGTGTCTTTAGAAAAGATGGTAACCGATATTGAAGCTTGGTATAATAAGCAATGA
- the panD gene encoding aspartate 1-decarboxylase — protein sequence MLRMMLNSKIHRATVTEADLNYVGSITIDQDLLDAVGMLPNEKVHIVNNNNGARFETYIIAGERGSGVICVNGAAARLVQRGDIVIILSYAYVMNENARDHKPTVAIMDAENQIKEILHYEPEATVM from the coding sequence ATGCTTAGAATGATGTTAAATTCAAAAATTCACCGCGCAACTGTAACAGAAGCGGATTTAAATTATGTAGGAAGCATTACCATCGACCAAGATTTACTTGATGCAGTTGGCATGTTGCCAAATGAAAAAGTTCATATTGTTAATAACAACAACGGTGCACGTTTTGAAACGTACATTATTGCAGGAGAACGCGGAAGTGGCGTTATTTGTGTGAACGGTGCAGCAGCGCGTCTTGTGCAACGAGGAGATATCGTGATTATTTTATCTTATGCTTATGTGATGAACGAAAACGCACGTGACCATAAACCAACTGTAGCTATTATGGATGCCGAAAACCAAATTAAAGAAATTCTTCATTACGAACCTGAAGCAACGGTTATGTAA
- the panC gene encoding pantoate--beta-alanine ligase, which yields MLILQTVNELKEWVRDTKKAGDSIGLVPTMGFLHEGHLSLVKKAKAENDKVVMSIFVNPAQFGPNEDFDRYPRDLKRDQELAEGAGTDVIFAPSVEEMYPRESQIQLTAGAQADVLCGAKRPGHFDGVLKVVTKLFHLVEADLAYFGQKDAQQLAIIESLVEDYNFPMAIRRGETVREADGLAKSSRNVYLSGAERNEAPHLKKALEMGKELVLKGQDPIEPMTKYLTNHTSGVIDYIELLDYPTLTTTIRQNAILALAVKFEKARLIDNIIFHPKGN from the coding sequence ATGTTAATTTTGCAGACCGTAAACGAGCTGAAAGAGTGGGTTCGTGATACTAAAAAAGCAGGCGATTCTATTGGTCTTGTACCCACAATGGGTTTTCTGCACGAGGGTCATCTTTCGCTAGTCAAAAAAGCGAAAGCAGAGAACGACAAAGTGGTCATGAGTATTTTTGTAAACCCCGCTCAATTTGGGCCGAACGAAGACTTTGACCGTTATCCAAGAGACTTGAAACGAGATCAAGAATTAGCTGAAGGAGCGGGTACTGACGTAATTTTTGCACCGAGTGTAGAAGAAATGTATCCGCGTGAAAGCCAAATTCAATTGACTGCAGGCGCTCAAGCTGATGTGCTTTGCGGCGCAAAAAGACCGGGTCATTTTGATGGCGTCTTAAAAGTAGTGACAAAGTTGTTTCATTTGGTTGAGGCAGATTTGGCTTATTTCGGCCAGAAAGATGCACAGCAATTGGCGATTATTGAATCATTAGTGGAAGATTATAATTTTCCAATGGCCATAAGAAGAGGCGAAACCGTCCGTGAAGCTGACGGACTTGCAAAAAGTTCTCGTAATGTTTACTTAAGTGGTGCTGAGCGAAACGAAGCACCTCATTTGAAAAAAGCATTGGAAATGGGGAAAGAGCTGGTTTTGAAAGGTCAAGATCCAATTGAGCCAATGACGAAGTATTTAACTAACCATACATCCGGAGTTATCGATTATATCGAACTATTAGATTATCCGACGTTAACAACTACGATTCGACAAAATGCTATTTTAGCATTAGCCGTAAAATTTGAAAAAGCACGTTTGATCGATAATATTATTTTTCATCCAAAGGGGAACTGA
- a CDS encoding biotin--[acetyl-CoA-carboxylase] ligase, producing MNITVTLKIAKRLLESNGEAVSGQQLADEFGISRTAIWKHIKELEEKGYDIESVKRKGYRIVTTPDTLEPLGIQTGLKTKRIGQKIEYVESCASTQIIAHQLAQEGAPDGTVVLTETQTAGRGRMARKWDSAAKKGVWMSIILRPNVAPQKAPQFTLVTAVAIVRAIEEVTKLQPKIKWPNDILLNGKKCTGILTELQSDADGIQALIIGIGLNVNQEKEDFDPEVQEIATSLKMASGETVNRQKLVQSVLFYMELYTQMYIDEGFGMLKILWESYSTTIGHPVRARMANHTLEGIAEGITDEGVLQLRTPDGKLHGIYSADIEMANSTS from the coding sequence ATGAATATCACAGTCACGCTTAAGATAGCAAAACGATTACTGGAATCGAATGGTGAAGCCGTCTCAGGTCAACAACTAGCAGATGAGTTCGGTATTTCTAGAACTGCTATCTGGAAGCATATAAAAGAGCTTGAAGAAAAAGGCTATGATATCGAATCAGTTAAAAGAAAAGGCTATCGCATTGTTACAACACCCGACACATTAGAGCCTCTAGGGATTCAAACGGGGTTAAAAACAAAGCGAATCGGTCAAAAAATTGAATATGTTGAAAGTTGTGCGTCGACTCAAATTATTGCTCACCAATTAGCCCAAGAAGGCGCACCAGACGGGACGGTAGTACTTACAGAAACTCAAACCGCTGGGCGTGGGAGAATGGCGCGGAAATGGGATTCTGCGGCTAAAAAAGGCGTGTGGATGAGCATTATTTTACGGCCAAATGTTGCACCGCAAAAAGCACCTCAGTTCACATTAGTAACTGCTGTCGCAATTGTTCGGGCAATCGAAGAAGTCACTAAATTACAGCCGAAGATTAAATGGCCAAATGACATTTTACTTAATGGCAAAAAATGCACGGGCATTTTGACTGAACTGCAGTCTGACGCTGATGGCATACAAGCATTAATCATTGGCATTGGTTTAAACGTCAATCAAGAAAAAGAAGATTTTGACCCAGAAGTTCAAGAAATCGCGACGTCATTGAAGATGGCGAGTGGGGAAACCGTTAACCGTCAAAAATTAGTGCAGTCTGTGTTGTTTTATATGGAGCTTTATACGCAAATGTATATTGATGAAGGATTTGGGATGTTGAAAATTTTGTGGGAAAGTTATTCGACCACAATTGGCCATCCTGTCCGAGCACGAATGGCCAATCACACACTTGAAGGTATTGCGGAAGGAATTACCGATGAAGGAGTGCTTCAACTACGAACACCTGATGGGAAACTTCATGGCATATATTCAGCTGATATTGAAATGGCTAATTCTACAAGTTGA
- a CDS encoding CCA tRNA nucleotidyltransferase gives MNTAIKVIHTLKAAGFEAYIVGGAVRDLLLGKTPHDVDVASSALPKQVKALFARTVDTGIDHGTVLVLLDGEGIEVTTFRTESSYSDNRRPDSVEFVLSLEEDLRRRDFTINAMAMTEELNIIDPFGGKEDLKNKVIRAVGDPDERFEEDALRMLRAIRFSGQLDFIIDMKTLYSIRRHARLIRFIAVERLKSEIDKIFVNPCMQKSMAYLKDSVLTKFLPVGGLFEVEWLPYQPNGKPTYGWFYLLHQQKRQFSDIKDYRFSNDERRLIEKSLELTALNTWDQWTFYHYTLEQLEMAARVTGNTTDLAAIKRQLPIQSRSELVVGGWDLMQWTGKKSGPWLKVWIEKIEKLIVYGLLKNDKELIKDWFEDEYHSHA, from the coding sequence ATGAATACGGCCATTAAAGTCATTCACACGTTAAAAGCAGCGGGATTTGAGGCATATATTGTCGGGGGAGCGGTACGCGATTTGTTGTTAGGTAAAACGCCGCATGATGTAGATGTAGCTTCATCTGCTTTGCCAAAGCAAGTAAAAGCGCTGTTTGCCCGTACAGTTGACACAGGAATTGACCACGGTACGGTATTGGTGTTACTTGATGGAGAAGGTATTGAGGTAACAACGTTCCGAACAGAAAGTAGTTATTCGGACAATCGCAGACCTGATTCTGTTGAGTTTGTTCTATCACTCGAAGAAGATTTGCGACGACGTGATTTTACAATAAATGCAATGGCCATGACTGAAGAACTCAATATTATCGATCCATTTGGTGGAAAAGAAGATTTAAAAAACAAGGTCATTCGTGCAGTTGGGGACCCGGATGAACGTTTTGAAGAAGACGCCTTACGAATGCTCCGAGCAATCCGTTTTTCTGGCCAACTAGATTTTATCATCGATATGAAAACTCTCTATTCCATACGACGTCATGCACGTTTAATCCGGTTTATAGCTGTCGAACGGTTAAAGTCAGAAATAGATAAAATTTTTGTCAATCCGTGCATGCAAAAAAGTATGGCTTATTTAAAGGATTCTGTTTTAACAAAATTTCTGCCAGTTGGCGGTCTTTTTGAAGTGGAGTGGTTGCCTTACCAACCAAATGGCAAACCTACTTATGGTTGGTTTTATTTATTGCATCAACAAAAGCGTCAGTTTTCTGATATTAAAGATTATCGCTTTTCAAATGATGAAAGACGTCTCATTGAAAAGAGTTTAGAATTAACTGCCTTGAACACTTGGGATCAATGGACATTTTACCATTACACGCTTGAACAATTAGAAATGGCTGCTCGTGTGACTGGGAATACGACAGATTTAGCTGCTATTAAACGGCAGTTGCCGATTCAGTCACGTTCGGAACTTGTAGTAGGTGGCTGGGATCTAATGCAATGGACTGGGAAAAAATCCGGTCCATGGTTAAAAGTATGGATCGAGAAAATTGAAAAACTGATTGTATATGGCTTATTAAAAAATGACAAAGAACTTATAAAGGACTGGTTTGAAGATGAATATCACAGTCACGCTTAA
- the bshA gene encoding N-acetyl-alpha-D-glucosaminyl L-malate synthase BshA translates to MRKMKIGITCYPTVGGSGVIATELGKMLAEKGHDVHFITSSTPFRLNKTYPNIFNHQVDINTYSVFQYAPYDIALATKISEVIKNEGLDLLHVHYAIPHAVCAILGRDMAGSNIGIVTTLHGTDITVLGSDSSLKEAIRYGIEKSDIVTAVSNSLRDQTYELIQPDKTIETVYNFVDEREYYPQEETKLKEQLGIAASEKVMIHVSNFRKVKRVQDVVETFSLARKQLKCKLLLVGDGPEMGRIIQLVRELEIEEDVLFLGKRDDLAEFYSISDIKLLLSEKEAFGLVLLEAMACGVPVIGANIGGMPEIINPNVNGFLVELGDTEQAAQYAVNMLSDQALLQTLRQGALDTVSVHFHSTKILEQYEGLYERLLPKDDDQ, encoded by the coding sequence GTGCGAAAAATGAAAATCGGCATCACTTGCTATCCAACAGTTGGAGGATCTGGAGTCATTGCTACAGAATTAGGGAAAATGTTGGCGGAAAAAGGGCACGACGTTCATTTTATTACCTCGAGCACTCCTTTTCGTTTGAATAAAACATATCCAAATATTTTTAATCATCAAGTGGATATCAACACGTATTCGGTTTTTCAATATGCTCCTTACGACATTGCGTTAGCTACAAAAATTTCTGAAGTTATCAAAAACGAAGGACTTGACCTTCTTCATGTTCATTACGCGATTCCCCATGCAGTATGCGCTATTCTTGGGCGCGATATGGCTGGATCAAATATCGGCATTGTGACAACGCTACACGGGACCGATATTACAGTATTAGGTTCCGATTCTTCTTTAAAAGAAGCAATACGTTACGGTATTGAAAAATCGGATATTGTCACAGCTGTTTCTAATTCACTCAGAGATCAAACTTATGAACTGATTCAACCAGATAAGACGATAGAAACTGTTTATAATTTTGTAGATGAAAGAGAATATTACCCACAAGAAGAAACAAAGTTAAAAGAGCAATTAGGGATCGCTGCTTCTGAAAAAGTGATGATTCATGTTTCAAACTTCCGTAAAGTAAAACGAGTTCAAGATGTTGTAGAAACATTTTCACTAGCTCGCAAGCAACTTAAATGCAAATTATTATTAGTAGGTGATGGTCCTGAAATGGGACGAATTATTCAACTAGTACGAGAGTTAGAAATAGAAGAAGACGTACTATTTCTAGGAAAACGAGATGACCTTGCAGAATTTTATAGCATTAGCGATATTAAGCTTTTGCTATCTGAGAAAGAGGCATTTGGTTTGGTCCTACTTGAAGCGATGGCTTGTGGAGTTCCTGTCATTGGTGCAAACATCGGCGGAATGCCTGAAATTATTAATCCGAATGTTAACGGATTTCTAGTCGAACTTGGAGACACAGAACAAGCGGCTCAGTACGCAGTTAACATGCTGAGTGATCAAGCACTTTTACAAACTTTACGTCAAGGTGCTTTAGATACCGTGTCTGTTCATTTTCATTCAACGAAAATTTTGGAACAATATGAAGGCTTATATGAACGATTGTTGCCAAAGGATGACGATCAATGA
- the mgsA gene encoding methylglyoxal synthase encodes MNIALIAHDRKKDDLIQFALAYEPILSEHDLFATGTTGQRIVDETDLSVTRFRSGPLGGDQQIGAMIAQDEMDMIIFFRDPLTAQPHEPDVTALIRLCDVYGIPLATNMGTAEVLLKGLKEGFIDWRLLGERRE; translated from the coding sequence ATGAATATAGCTTTGATTGCCCATGACCGTAAAAAAGATGACCTGATTCAATTTGCGTTAGCTTACGAGCCGATTTTATCCGAACATGACCTGTTTGCCACTGGAACGACAGGACAACGAATCGTTGACGAAACAGATTTATCTGTGACCCGCTTTCGTTCGGGTCCATTAGGGGGCGACCAACAAATCGGAGCCATGATTGCGCAAGATGAAATGGATATGATTATTTTTTTCCGTGACCCATTAACTGCGCAACCGCACGAACCGGATGTGACGGCTTTAATCCGCCTGTGTGATGTCTATGGCATTCCTTTAGCTACGAACATGGGAACAGCAGAAGTCCTTCTTAAAGGCTTAAAAGAAGGCTTTATAGACTGGCGCTTGCTCGGAGAAAGAAGAGAATAG
- the dapB gene encoding 4-hydroxy-tetrahydrodipicolinate reductase yields MTIRVAIAGARGKMGKEAVHTVMNHTDMELVSVLDYKEVGDTLADTKLFPSNFTAPIFINLEQLHAETKPDVLVDLTTPEFVYEHTKQALELNIRPVVGTTGFSDEQLEELKTVSKNSKIGCIIAPNFAIGAVLMMKFAEQAAKYLPDIEIIEMHHDQKLDAPSGTAMKTAHLISQQRPIHEQGHIREKEILEGARGANYDGMRIHSVRLPGLVAHQQVLLGGEGQLLTLRHDSFNRGSFMSGVILSIQTVMEKEELIYGLEHIID; encoded by the coding sequence ATGACGATTCGAGTAGCAATTGCAGGAGCAAGAGGAAAAATGGGTAAAGAAGCAGTACATACAGTGATGAATCATACAGATATGGAACTTGTTTCTGTTTTAGATTACAAAGAAGTAGGCGATACATTAGCTGATACGAAATTATTTCCTTCGAACTTTACCGCGCCTATTTTTATCAATCTTGAGCAGCTTCACGCTGAAACGAAGCCGGATGTGCTTGTCGATTTGACAACACCAGAATTTGTATACGAGCACACCAAGCAAGCATTAGAGCTCAATATACGTCCAGTTGTAGGCACAACGGGGTTTTCAGATGAGCAACTAGAAGAGTTAAAAACAGTATCTAAAAACTCGAAAATAGGTTGTATCATTGCACCAAACTTTGCAATTGGTGCGGTGTTAATGATGAAGTTTGCAGAACAAGCGGCCAAATATTTGCCGGATATTGAAATTATCGAAATGCATCATGATCAGAAGCTTGATGCTCCTTCTGGAACGGCAATGAAAACGGCACACTTAATTTCTCAACAACGTCCGATTCATGAGCAAGGACATATTCGTGAAAAAGAAATTTTAGAAGGTGCTCGCGGTGCGAATTATGATGGCATGCGTATCCACAGTGTGCGGTTGCCAGGATTGGTAGCTCACCAACAAGTATTACTTGGAGGAGAAGGTCAACTGCTAACACTTCGGCACGATTCATTTAATCGGGGATCATTTATGTCAGGTGTAATTTTATCAATTCAAACTGTAATGGAAAAAGAAGAACTGATTTATGGGTTAGAACACATAATCGACTAA
- a CDS encoding nucleotide pyrophosphohydrolase has product MNGDKTMKQLQQEVDEYIGQFKEGYFQPMEMMARLTEELGELSREVMHQYGPKKKKSSETENSIEEEMGDLLFVLICMANSMDINLADAHDRVIDKFNTRDQNRWTRKDEQQ; this is encoded by the coding sequence ATGAACGGTGATAAAACCATGAAGCAGCTTCAGCAAGAGGTTGATGAGTACATTGGACAATTTAAAGAAGGCTATTTTCAGCCGATGGAAATGATGGCCCGTCTAACAGAAGAACTTGGTGAACTTTCCAGAGAAGTCATGCACCAATACGGTCCGAAAAAAAAGAAAAGTTCAGAGACTGAAAACAGTATCGAAGAAGAAATGGGCGACTTGCTATTTGTATTGATATGCATGGCAAACTCTATGGACATCAATCTAGCGGATGCACATGACCGAGTAATCGATAAATTTAATACTAGAGACCAAAACCGGTGGACACGAAAGGATGAACAGCAATGA
- a CDS encoding YitT family protein, with translation MKELKIKNILFILLGAAIYSFGFVHFNIQNELGEGGFAGITLILYFIFNWDPALMNLLLNIPLFFIGWKLLGRKVFLYTIIGTVAVSVFLKIFLVYEIQINLQDDLFLAALFAGVFIGIGLGIIFRFGGTTGGVDIIARLAQKYIGWSMGKTMFLFDACVIMLSWLTFLDHRSMMYTLVAVFVGARVIDFVQEGAYSGRGALIISNSQEEIASRIAIEMDRGITILRGYGHFTKEEREVLYCVIARNEIVRLKSIINSVDPHAFVSLMDVHDVMGEGFTLDEEKRPIG, from the coding sequence TTGAAAGAGTTAAAAATTAAAAACATCTTATTTATCCTTCTTGGTGCTGCCATTTACAGTTTTGGGTTTGTTCACTTTAATATCCAAAATGAACTAGGAGAAGGTGGTTTCGCTGGTATTACATTGATTTTGTACTTTATCTTTAATTGGGACCCAGCCTTGATGAACCTGCTATTAAACATTCCCCTATTTTTTATAGGTTGGAAACTTCTTGGCAGAAAAGTTTTCCTTTATACCATCATTGGCACTGTAGCGGTTTCGGTATTCTTAAAAATCTTCCTTGTTTACGAAATTCAAATCAATTTACAAGATGATTTGTTTTTAGCAGCGTTGTTTGCTGGTGTTTTTATTGGTATTGGACTTGGGATTATTTTTCGCTTTGGGGGCACGACCGGCGGTGTCGATATTATCGCACGTCTTGCACAAAAATACATTGGTTGGAGCATGGGGAAAACAATGTTTCTGTTTGATGCTTGTGTAATTATGTTATCTTGGTTAACATTTCTCGATCACCGCTCAATGATGTACACACTTGTTGCCGTGTTTGTCGGGGCACGAGTTATTGACTTTGTGCAAGAAGGAGCTTATTCTGGCCGTGGCGCATTGATCATATCAAATTCTCAAGAAGAAATTGCCAGCCGGATTGCCATCGAAATGGATCGTGGTATCACCATTCTTCGTGGGTATGGTCATTTTACCAAAGAAGAACGGGAAGTTCTGTATTGTGTAATTGCAAGAAACGAAATTGTTCGATTGAAAAGCATCATTAATTCTGTTGATCCTCATGCCTTTGTTTCTTTAATGGACGTTCATGATGTAATGGGCGAAGGATTTACGCTTGATGAAGAAAAACGGCCAATTGGTTAA
- a CDS encoding zinc metallopeptidase gives MGIGGYIFYFILLLIIPLWAQFKLKRTYAKYSKIRSTSGHTGAQVARIILDANGLHDVKVTESRGMLSDHYNPLTKVVALSSHNYHDASVAGTAVAAHEVGHAIQDAEAYAFLRLRHRLVPIVNVSSNMSWIFIMIGFFSAWSGALLIGIILLAAGVVFQLVTLPVEFNASSRAMDQLLSHNIIRNEEERDAKKVLSAAAMTYVAATAVAVLELARLILIYTGMQRS, from the coding sequence ATGGGTATAGGCGGTTATATCTTCTATTTTATCCTTTTGCTAATCATTCCACTATGGGCTCAATTCAAATTAAAAAGAACGTATGCTAAATACTCGAAAATTCGCTCGACGTCGGGTCACACAGGTGCCCAAGTAGCGCGTATAATCTTAGATGCAAATGGTTTACATGATGTAAAAGTAACAGAAAGTCGCGGAATGTTAAGCGACCATTATAATCCGTTGACAAAAGTAGTAGCTTTAAGCAGCCATAACTATCACGATGCTTCGGTCGCAGGTACAGCGGTTGCGGCTCACGAAGTTGGACATGCGATACAAGATGCCGAAGCTTATGCGTTTTTGCGTTTGCGTCATCGCCTTGTGCCGATTGTTAATGTATCTTCGAATATGTCATGGATCTTTATTATGATTGGCTTCTTTTCAGCATGGAGCGGCGCGTTACTGATTGGTATTATTTTATTGGCTGCTGGTGTAGTTTTTCAGCTCGTAACTTTGCCGGTCGAATTTAATGCTTCAAGTCGTGCAATGGATCAGTTGTTGTCACATAATATTATTCGCAATGAGGAAGAGCGCGATGCGAAAAAAGTATTAAGCGCAGCAGCAATGACCTATGTTGCAGCGACAGCAGTAGCGGTTCTTGAACTTGCACGGTTGATTTTAATCTATACAGGTATGCAACGCTCATAA